In one window of Bifidobacterium sp. WK041_4_12 DNA:
- a CDS encoding DUF4913 domain-containing protein → MGLGEETANLLDAAFEGPEPQEETPEAPEARLVYANVYEFVSQWLRFMYRRNVNGKSAYWNATWWNSQEAESRLTELWRTWEYYRQDPIGMAFWWRDFCDPTMSILLSEDGPFKATWDEDRDRSNGKEPLACAPAPEGMFRDERADGRMPPTKLTGTDPVEARSRPLS, encoded by the coding sequence ATGGGCTTAGGTGAGGAGACGGCCAACCTGCTCGACGCGGCGTTCGAAGGGCCAGAACCCCAGGAGGAGACGCCCGAAGCGCCAGAGGCGCGGCTCGTGTACGCCAACGTGTACGAGTTCGTCTCCCAATGGCTCCGGTTCATGTACCGGCGCAACGTGAACGGCAAATCCGCGTACTGGAACGCCACCTGGTGGAACAGCCAGGAAGCCGAATCACGGCTCACGGAACTCTGGCGCACCTGGGAATACTACCGGCAGGACCCCATCGGCATGGCCTTCTGGTGGCGGGACTTCTGCGACCCGACCATGAGCATCCTCCTCAGCGAGGACGGCCCCTTCAAAGCGACCTGGGACGAGGACCGCGACCGCAGCAACGGGAAGGAACCCCTGGCCTGCGCGCCAGCACCCGAAGGCATGTTCAGGGACGAACGTGCCGACGGGAGGATGCCACCAACCAAACTCACTGGGACAGACCCTGTTGAAGCACGTTCCCGCCCCCTTTCCTGA
- a CDS encoding DDE-type integrase/transposase/recombinase, with product MWRICSKHRICSTIPRRYRTSKPAGRPASDDLVRRHFHANAANVVWLTDITEHWTGRGKLYLCAVKNVWSNRIVGWSVNSRMRASLTVDALEDVWRRRGRPCDVIS from the coding sequence GTGTGGCGCATCTGTTCGAAGCATCGGATCTGCTCCACGATCCCGCGCCGCTACCGCACGAGCAAGCCCGCCGGCCGGCCCGCGTCGGATGACCTCGTGCGCCGCCACTTCCATGCCAATGCTGCCAACGTCGTGTGGCTGACCGATATCACCGAGCACTGGACGGGCCGGGGCAAGCTGTATCTGTGCGCGGTCAAGAACGTGTGGAGCAACCGGATTGTAGGATGGTCCGTGAACTCCAGGATGCGTGCTTCCCTGACCGTCGATGCGCTCGAGGATGTCTGGCGGCGGCGTGGCAGGCCCTGTGACGTGATCTCGTGA
- the mobC gene encoding plasmid mobilization relaxosome protein MobC, with protein sequence MSDEPEDDLAEAITGAGGDGAKERGLDFHIRLNEVEKVRLVEHAAAWALRSGLSGGPQRLNLSMYARETLLAPHVEEQAVTKGELVDFRDKATRLATQIAKVGTNINQVARVANGQGIVLDGEVLRLVEEMRPLLHDSQRLIDLMIEKCL encoded by the coding sequence ATGAGTGATGAACCGGAGGACGATCTTGCCGAGGCCATCACCGGCGCTGGTGGCGACGGGGCCAAAGAACGTGGACTGGACTTTCATATCCGGCTCAACGAGGTCGAGAAGGTCCGTCTCGTCGAGCATGCTGCGGCTTGGGCTTTGAGGTCCGGTCTCTCGGGTGGTCCGCAGCGGTTGAATCTTTCCATGTATGCGCGTGAAACGTTGTTGGCTCCCCATGTCGAGGAACAGGCTGTGACCAAGGGCGAGCTGGTCGACTTTCGGGACAAAGCGACGCGGCTTGCGACCCAGATCGCGAAGGTGGGCACGAACATCAACCAGGTCGCCCGGGTGGCGAACGGCCAGGGCATCGTGCTGGACGGGGAGGTGCTCCGCCTGGTCGAGGAGATGCGCCCTTTGCTGCATGACTCCCAGAGGCTGATCGACTTGATGATCGAGAAGTGCCTATGA
- a CDS encoding type IV secretory system conjugative DNA transfer family protein, whose amino-acid sequence MASNNRRSQPQAYSDTTILIVGGLAVAAAAAWTIWVAWHLGMLIQDRHMPHVGMGTLLSGLFHGTIAWPGVAGWIMVAVQIAVYTALIALFLMIRAAHTGGRTRIDDKARYLGRGRDIASLTGKQVALAAKRLGVTGDTVGLTLGRHIPSGKTLYMTWEDTLLTVAGPRTGKTTCLVIPSILDAPGAVVATSNKPDVIQAIRAPRSVKGTVWAFDPQHISDEARTWWWNPLSYVTDDTKALQMAGYFAAATTDPNAKRDAFFDTAAESLLSYLLLACALSDQPITQVWHWLTNTNDTSPVDILRQGGYPLLADSLEAVIEYPDKQKQGVYGSAQNLCRVLTSPTITAWVTDTGEGLPCLDVQDFVGSNDTLCLMSREGVGTAGALTLAITAAVTEAGEERARREGGRLHVPLVMVLDEAANICRWRELPDLYSHYGSRGIIILTFLQSWSQGEQAWGDKGMEKMYSAANMAVYIGGVKEEPFLRSMSGLLGEYEYVSRQVGYSRGEGSSTMSITRDHILDIDDLAALPRGRALLMSSGNRPVLMRTIPWMDRPDAKEVIEQQEKERQHGLR is encoded by the coding sequence ATGGCATCGAATAACCGCAGATCGCAGCCACAGGCGTACAGCGACACCACCATCCTCATAGTGGGCGGCCTCGCCGTCGCGGCGGCCGCCGCCTGGACCATCTGGGTGGCATGGCATCTGGGCATGCTGATACAAGACCGCCACATGCCGCACGTGGGCATGGGCACGCTCCTGTCGGGCCTGTTCCACGGGACCATCGCCTGGCCGGGCGTCGCCGGATGGATCATGGTCGCCGTGCAGATCGCGGTGTACACCGCCCTGATCGCCCTGTTCCTGATGATCCGGGCAGCACACACAGGCGGCCGTACCCGCATCGACGACAAGGCCAGGTATCTCGGCCGTGGCAGGGACATCGCCAGCCTCACCGGGAAACAGGTCGCCCTGGCCGCCAAGCGCCTCGGCGTGACCGGCGATACGGTGGGCCTGACGCTCGGCCGGCACATCCCCTCCGGCAAGACCCTGTACATGACCTGGGAGGACACGCTGCTCACGGTCGCCGGCCCCAGGACCGGCAAGACCACCTGCCTGGTGATCCCCTCCATACTCGACGCCCCCGGCGCGGTGGTCGCCACGTCGAACAAACCCGACGTGATCCAGGCGATCCGCGCGCCACGATCCGTGAAGGGCACGGTATGGGCGTTCGACCCGCAGCATATCAGCGACGAGGCGCGCACCTGGTGGTGGAATCCCCTCAGCTACGTCACCGACGACACGAAGGCCTTGCAGATGGCCGGATACTTCGCGGCCGCCACCACCGACCCCAACGCGAAAAGGGACGCGTTCTTCGACACGGCGGCCGAAAGCCTGCTCTCCTACCTGCTGCTCGCCTGCGCGCTCTCCGACCAGCCGATCACCCAGGTATGGCATTGGCTGACCAACACCAACGACACCAGTCCCGTCGACATCCTGCGCCAGGGCGGCTACCCGCTGCTCGCCGACAGCCTGGAAGCGGTCATCGAATACCCCGACAAGCAGAAACAAGGCGTCTACGGTTCCGCGCAGAACCTCTGCCGCGTGCTCACCAGCCCCACGATCACCGCCTGGGTGACCGACACCGGCGAGGGACTGCCCTGCCTGGACGTGCAGGACTTCGTCGGATCGAACGACACCCTGTGCCTCATGAGCCGCGAGGGCGTGGGCACGGCCGGCGCGCTCACCCTCGCGATCACGGCCGCCGTCACCGAGGCCGGCGAGGAACGCGCACGGCGCGAGGGCGGCCGGCTGCACGTCCCCCTGGTCATGGTCCTCGACGAGGCGGCCAACATCTGCCGGTGGCGCGAACTGCCCGACCTGTACTCGCACTACGGCAGCCGTGGCATCATCATCCTCACCTTCCTGCAATCCTGGTCCCAGGGCGAGCAGGCATGGGGGGACAAGGGCATGGAGAAGATGTACAGCGCGGCCAACATGGCCGTCTACATCGGCGGCGTCAAGGAGGAACCGTTCCTCAGATCCATGAGCGGCCTGCTCGGCGAATACGAGTACGTGTCCCGCCAGGTCGGCTACAGCCGTGGCGAGGGCAGCTCGACCATGAGCATCACCCGCGACCACATCCTCGACATCGACGACCTCGCCGCCCTGCCCAGGGGCCGCGCACTGCTCATGTCGTCGGGCAACCGTCCCGTCCTCATGAGGACCATACCCTGGATGGACAGGCCCGACGCCAAGGAAGTCATCGAACAGCAGGAGAAGGAGCGCCAGCATGGGCTTAGGTGA
- a CDS encoding ArsR/SmtB family transcription factor: protein MSGRLEDMTTTQQNPTNCQQDACCTPTPTVLPCPAKSRDLARIMKALSDPTRLQLLQLVAAHPGGRACICDLTTPLGVTQPTVSHHMKLLAESGFVTRERQGKWTYYTMRPEALDDLGQRLANLNHPCS, encoded by the coding sequence ATGAGTGGGAGACTGGAAGACATGACCACCACGCAACAGAACCCTACGAACTGTCAGCAGGATGCCTGCTGCACGCCGACACCGACAGTGCTGCCTTGCCCTGCCAAGAGCCGCGACCTCGCGCGCATAATGAAAGCGCTCTCAGACCCTACTCGCTTGCAGCTCTTGCAGCTCGTTGCCGCTCATCCAGGGGGAAGGGCCTGCATCTGCGACCTCACTACACCGCTCGGCGTGACCCAGCCCACCGTTTCCCACCACATGAAGCTCCTGGCTGAATCCGGCTTCGTGACCCGAGAGCGGCAAGGAAAATGGACCTACTACACCATGAGGCCCGAGGCGCTCGATGACCTCGGGCAGCGCCTCGCCAACCTGAACCACCCATGCAGCTGA
- the arsB gene encoding ACR3 family arsenite efflux transporter: MHETGLGTPAVDARPRNPARLGAADRLLPVWILTAMAVGVSLGRVWPGLAGLIDSVKLGSTSLPIAVGLLLMMYPPLAKVRYNRLGRVSHDRRLLIASLALNWVVGPALMFTLAWLLMPDLPEYRTGIIIVGLARCIAMVLIWNDLACGDREAAAVLVALNAIFQILAFAGLGWFYLQILPGWLGLPTTSAGFSFWAIVESVLVFLGVPLLAGWASRVLGEHAKGRAWYERRFLPRISPLATWGLLFTVVVLFAMQGGRISREPWDVARIAAPLVIYFATMFTLGFILGHALRLGYEKTTTLAFTGAGNNFELAIAVCVGTFGVVSGQALAGTVGPLIEVPALLGLVYVALWLRPHLFPTHVKSNEDSELFKVK, encoded by the coding sequence ATGCATGAGACCGGATTGGGTACGCCCGCAGTGGACGCGCGTCCACGAAACCCTGCACGACTCGGGGCAGCCGATCGGCTGCTGCCGGTCTGGATTCTGACGGCGATGGCCGTGGGCGTGAGCCTGGGCCGGGTGTGGCCCGGGCTGGCAGGGCTCATCGACTCGGTGAAACTCGGTTCCACGAGCCTGCCGATCGCCGTCGGCCTCCTGCTGATGATGTACCCGCCGTTGGCAAAGGTCCGCTACAACCGGCTGGGCCGGGTGAGCCACGACCGTAGGCTGCTCATCGCATCCCTTGCCCTCAATTGGGTGGTTGGCCCGGCCCTCATGTTCACACTGGCCTGGCTGCTGATGCCCGACCTGCCCGAATACCGCACCGGCATCATCATCGTTGGACTGGCTCGCTGCATCGCGATGGTACTCATCTGGAACGACCTGGCCTGCGGGGATCGTGAGGCTGCCGCCGTTCTCGTCGCCCTCAACGCGATCTTCCAGATTCTCGCGTTCGCCGGTCTCGGCTGGTTCTATCTCCAGATACTGCCCGGCTGGCTCGGCCTGCCCACAACATCAGCCGGTTTCTCATTCTGGGCGATCGTCGAATCCGTGCTCGTGTTCCTCGGCGTGCCACTGCTGGCCGGCTGGGCCAGTCGAGTGCTTGGGGAGCATGCTAAGGGTCGTGCATGGTATGAGCGCCGGTTCCTTCCGCGGATCAGTCCACTGGCCACCTGGGGACTGCTGTTCACCGTGGTCGTGCTCTTCGCCATGCAAGGCGGACGCATCTCGCGTGAACCGTGGGACGTCGCCCGCATCGCGGCGCCGCTCGTCATCTATTTCGCGACCATGTTCACTCTCGGTTTCATCCTTGGTCACGCCCTGCGCCTTGGCTACGAGAAAACCACCACCCTCGCGTTCACCGGAGCCGGCAACAACTTCGAACTCGCCATCGCCGTGTGCGTGGGCACCTTCGGCGTCGTCTCGGGCCAGGCCCTGGCCGGCACCGTCGGACCCCTCATCGAAGTCCCCGCCCTGCTCGGCCTCGTCTACGTCGCCCTATGGCTGCGACCACACCTGTTCCCAACACACGTGAAAAGCAACGAAGACTCGGAACTGTTCAAGGTCAAATGA
- a CDS encoding relaxase/mobilization nuclease domain-containing protein, with translation MIPNITRGSRMQGLIRYLAGSGRHNEHVDQHVVAGDDWSELSFTGVELDASVAGELGSYLDNTSRRFGERMRGGNVWHCSLAISREDGVLSDTEWQAIAHEFVERMGFGDADGTKGVCRWAAIRHGRSGEHGEGNDHIHIALNQIRSDGTKAWVWHDYQKAQDVCRQLEHEHGLEELGIENTRSATRGWQPGEREAQARRRARAKLHAESPETSWGTLPVPERQRLTAIQLNADQPRHDLANRIRAAAQTSRDEAGFVRRLRGQGILVRPRFAQGGNDVVTGYSVALKPLYGERPVWYGGGTLARDLRLPRLREAWTTDSFTAASEAGDEWMAAFKGRRVAHPQPGEVPPTPQRVADDIARMNRALSSIDPNDRDTWSQVARSTAGAFASWSRAVEATPGPIAEAARQISRSAQTYRPEQTPARVPRTVMMHAALALSTLQSNGNPVMAQAIMYRQLFSTVLAIQQAMQARGDAYHARITKDALLGELSVIASGLPIPDQTSQPQAQQQVEPHASAARTGKGTFSEAQLQDLVRITHPETSVAAGALTGIRTNPRPQQSGTDREQSHGR, from the coding sequence ATGATCCCGAACATCACACGCGGCAGTCGCATGCAGGGATTGATCCGGTACCTGGCCGGCAGTGGCCGGCATAACGAGCATGTTGATCAGCATGTTGTCGCCGGTGACGATTGGAGTGAGTTGTCGTTCACTGGTGTCGAGTTGGACGCCTCCGTCGCGGGCGAGCTTGGCTCGTATTTGGATAATACGTCACGCCGGTTCGGTGAGCGGATGCGTGGCGGGAACGTGTGGCATTGCTCCCTGGCTATCAGCCGGGAGGATGGCGTGCTGTCCGATACGGAATGGCAGGCCATCGCCCACGAGTTCGTGGAGCGCATGGGATTCGGTGACGCGGACGGCACTAAGGGCGTGTGCCGTTGGGCCGCGATCCGTCACGGACGTTCGGGCGAGCATGGGGAGGGCAACGACCACATCCACATCGCGTTGAACCAGATCCGTTCCGACGGCACGAAGGCATGGGTGTGGCACGACTACCAGAAGGCGCAGGACGTGTGCCGTCAGCTCGAACACGAACATGGCCTGGAGGAACTCGGCATCGAGAACACCAGGAGCGCCACCAGGGGATGGCAGCCGGGGGAGCGTGAGGCGCAGGCGCGCCGTCGAGCCCGTGCGAAGCTGCACGCCGAATCCCCGGAGACATCCTGGGGTACGCTGCCCGTCCCGGAACGCCAACGATTGACGGCGATCCAGCTGAACGCCGACCAGCCGCGCCATGATCTGGCCAACAGGATCCGCGCCGCCGCCCAGACCTCACGTGACGAGGCGGGTTTCGTGCGTCGCCTTCGCGGCCAGGGCATCCTGGTCAGGCCACGGTTCGCGCAGGGCGGGAACGATGTGGTCACCGGCTACTCGGTCGCCTTGAAACCTCTGTACGGTGAGCGTCCAGTCTGGTATGGGGGAGGCACGCTCGCCCGTGACCTGAGACTGCCCCGCCTGCGCGAGGCATGGACCACCGATTCCTTCACCGCAGCCAGTGAGGCCGGTGACGAGTGGATGGCCGCGTTCAAGGGCAGGCGCGTGGCTCACCCGCAACCTGGAGAGGTGCCGCCAACACCGCAGCGTGTGGCCGATGACATCGCGCGAATGAACCGCGCGTTGAGCAGCATCGACCCCAACGACCGTGATACCTGGTCGCAGGTCGCCAGGAGCACGGCTGGGGCGTTCGCGTCCTGGTCCAGGGCGGTCGAGGCGACGCCCGGACCCATCGCGGAGGCGGCGCGGCAGATATCCAGGAGCGCGCAGACCTACCGGCCGGAGCAAACGCCCGCCAGGGTGCCGAGGACCGTCATGATGCACGCCGCACTGGCGTTGTCCACGCTGCAATCGAACGGCAACCCTGTCATGGCGCAGGCCATCATGTACCGGCAGTTGTTCTCCACGGTCCTGGCGATCCAACAGGCCATGCAAGCCAGGGGCGACGCCTATCATGCGCGCATCACCAAGGACGCCCTGCTCGGCGAATTGAGTGTCATAGCGAGCGGCTTGCCCATCCCCGACCAGACATCCCAGCCCCAGGCGCAGCAGCAGGTCGAACCCCATGCGTCCGCCGCCCGCACCGGCAAGGGCACGTTCAGCGAGGCGCAGTTGCAGGACCTCGTGCGCATCACGCACCCGGAAACCTCGGTGGCGGCCGGCGCGCTTACCGGCATCAGGACCAACCCACGTCCGCAACAGTCAGGAACCGACCGGGAACAGTCACACGGACGCTGA
- the arsD gene encoding arsenite efflux transporter metallochaperone ArsD, with amino-acid sequence MQDTTSPQTARTPRIDIYESAMCCNTGVCGSEPDATLITFTADCAAITDTGISITRHNLARDPENFVANLQVRNALDTTGSEALPIVQVDGQTVLTGTYPTRDQLLRMAGITKNSTFPVIDVTPGQSGCCGGATGCC; translated from the coding sequence ATGCAGGATACAACTTCACCTCAGACGGCTCGGACCCCTCGCATCGACATCTACGAATCGGCGATGTGTTGCAACACCGGGGTCTGTGGCAGTGAACCAGATGCCACACTCATTACCTTCACCGCCGACTGCGCGGCCATCACGGACACCGGTATCTCGATCACGCGTCACAACCTCGCCAGGGATCCGGAAAACTTCGTCGCGAACCTCCAGGTCCGCAATGCCCTCGACACGACCGGCTCCGAGGCCCTGCCCATCGTCCAAGTCGACGGGCAGACAGTCCTCACCGGAACATACCCGACCCGCGACCAGTTGCTCCGTATGGCCGGGATCACCAAGAACTCGACCTTCCCCGTCATTGACGTCACTCCCGGACAGTCCGGATGCTGCGGAGGGGCCACCGGTTGCTGCTGA
- the arsA gene encoding arsenical pump-driving ATPase, with protein MTHPAFLDQLPKFAFFTGKGGVGKTSAACATALTLADRGETVLLVSTDPASNIGQVFGQPIGSRITPLNTTPGVDALEIDPETAAATYRESIISPVRGLLPEREIQTMTEQLSGSCTTEIASFNEFADLIADPDRTSGYDHVLFDTAPTGHTIRLLELPGDWSQFIDEGKGDTSCLGPMAGLESRRIVYRATVNALSDPTRTVLVLVARAQHSAIHEAERTCRELTALGMGNQHLLINALMPDLDDDPLAAAIRDQEHRELATLPSRLAHLPRTTTTLHARNVVGVDQLREFFATTPTHPVHSADPTHEPPRDYPPLTDLVDQLAAQTHGLFMTLGKGGVGKTTVATAIAVALAERGREVLLTTTDPAGNLTETLNGTVANLTIAKIDPDQALREYQDEVLATKGTRLDATGRAQLMEDLQSPCTQEVAVFRKFSEAIREAHDRIVVIDTAPSGHTLLLLDATGSYHREMLRQMGDNLVATPLTRLQDPNYTKMIIVTLPETTPILEAEQLQRDLQRASITPWAWIVNRSVAAAHPASEFLHTVADGEIPQIKHVQHLTERMAVVPLLPTPPIGQDSLHSLSQSAPLARSASAR; from the coding sequence ATGACTCATCCCGCATTTCTTGATCAGCTGCCCAAGTTCGCGTTCTTCACCGGCAAGGGCGGCGTCGGCAAGACGTCTGCGGCCTGCGCGACAGCACTGACCCTGGCCGATCGAGGCGAAACGGTGCTGCTCGTGAGCACGGACCCCGCCTCGAACATCGGACAGGTCTTCGGCCAGCCAATCGGCAGCCGAATCACGCCCCTGAACACCACCCCCGGTGTCGACGCCCTGGAGATCGACCCGGAGACCGCCGCCGCCACATACCGCGAATCGATCATCAGCCCGGTACGCGGCCTGCTCCCAGAGCGTGAGATTCAAACGATGACCGAACAATTGTCCGGGTCCTGCACGACCGAGATCGCATCCTTCAACGAATTCGCCGACCTCATCGCCGATCCCGACCGCACCAGCGGCTACGACCACGTGCTTTTCGACACGGCCCCCACAGGCCACACCATCCGACTCCTGGAGCTACCCGGCGACTGGAGCCAGTTCATCGACGAAGGCAAGGGCGACACCTCCTGCCTGGGCCCCATGGCTGGCCTCGAATCACGCCGCATCGTCTACCGCGCCACGGTCAATGCGCTCTCCGACCCAACCCGCACCGTGCTCGTGCTCGTCGCCCGCGCCCAACACTCGGCCATCCACGAAGCTGAGCGCACCTGCCGGGAACTCACCGCTCTCGGTATGGGCAACCAGCATCTACTCATCAATGCCCTCATGCCCGATCTCGACGACGATCCCTTGGCCGCCGCGATCCGCGACCAAGAGCACAGGGAACTCGCCACACTCCCCAGCCGCCTCGCCCACCTGCCCCGCACCACGACCACGCTGCACGCGCGCAACGTCGTAGGTGTCGACCAGCTCCGCGAATTCTTCGCGACCACTCCCACGCATCCCGTACATTCCGCCGACCCCACCCACGAACCCCCCAGGGACTATCCGCCCCTGACGGACCTCGTGGACCAGCTGGCGGCGCAGACCCACGGCCTATTCATGACGCTGGGCAAGGGCGGAGTCGGCAAAACGACCGTCGCCACGGCGATCGCCGTGGCCCTTGCCGAGCGCGGCCGCGAAGTTCTGCTCACCACGACCGATCCCGCTGGAAACCTCACCGAGACGCTCAATGGCACCGTCGCGAACCTCACCATCGCGAAGATCGATCCCGATCAGGCTCTGCGCGAGTATCAAGACGAAGTCCTGGCCACCAAAGGAACCCGCCTTGACGCGACGGGCCGCGCCCAACTCATGGAAGACCTGCAATCCCCCTGCACCCAGGAGGTCGCCGTCTTCCGCAAGTTCTCCGAAGCCATCCGCGAAGCACATGATCGCATCGTCGTCATCGACACCGCACCCAGCGGACACACGCTCCTGCTGCTCGACGCCACCGGCTCCTACCATCGCGAGATGCTCCGCCAGATGGGGGACAATCTCGTTGCCACCCCGTTGACACGGCTCCAGGACCCCAATTACACGAAGATGATCATCGTCACCCTGCCCGAGACGACACCAATCCTCGAAGCCGAGCAACTGCAACGCGACCTCCAACGAGCATCCATCACCCCCTGGGCATGGATCGTCAACCGCTCGGTCGCCGCCGCACATCCCGCTTCCGAATTCCTTCACACCGTCGCAGACGGGGAAATCCCCCAGATCAAACACGTCCAGCACCTCACCGAACGCATGGCCGTCGTTCCCCTGCTGCCCACACCCCCTATCGGGCAGGACAGTCTGCACAGTCTCAGCCAGAGCGCCCCCTTGGCGCGCTCCGCCTCCGCCCGCTAA
- a CDS encoding LPD28 domain-containing protein, with protein MGVSLGKPDANETEGLYSMRLEIEARKAPVAALYSDLRLNPEQVPHGYYRYSIRETDGGSGEPATIERHVLVNHLMDILTTENLDSLIEKNDGYLNISDYDYDDSHCVSFPKSILSPRYFHD; from the coding sequence GTGGGCGTAAGTCTTGGTAAGCCTGACGCAAACGAAACGGAGGGACTGTATTCGATGCGCCTTGAAATCGAGGCACGGAAAGCGCCGGTCGCCGCACTCTACAGTGACCTGAGACTGAACCCCGAACAGGTTCCACACGGCTACTACAGGTATTCGATTCGTGAGACGGACGGGGGCAGCGGGGAGCCGGCCACCATCGAACGGCATGTGCTGGTGAACCATCTGATGGACATTCTCACCACGGAGAATCTGGACAGCCTCATCGAAAAAAACGACGGCTATCTGAACATCAGCGACTACGACTACGACGATTCACATTGCGTATCATTCCCCAAATCGATTCTTTCGCCACGATACTTCCACGACTGA
- a CDS encoding ATPase, whose product MADMHAPARFKGFKGPAGGWSTVVQAPNEWRASTAQSCGLWPFSVGAGTPMIGVPMGQQLFTGSTLCCDPINWFMRAHLISNPSAFVLGKPGLGKSTVIRRWAVGYAHQGVITMFLGDVKGEHVPIIKALGGQVITLGPGIGSINVLDPGGALHALDSLTGTLREELHNAIHTRRRNMLRALITISRGTNPTQREGTIMDRALRVLDDRFATRSPLMSDLLDIIREAPQEVRAVALDRGDDARYRDITENLESSLIDLSGSGDMGDMFSNHTSVQIDPTRPVVFDIHAINEVDQSLRAAALMACWDAGFAAVDANHYLARQGVAPLRHYFLVLDELWSALRSGSGMVDRVDQVTRLNRTFGVGQALITHTMSDLESLAEPQDRMKAKGFVERSGMVLCGGLPEGELPLLNQAISVSRVEMDLLKSWSDPGAWDERSGVESDPPGRGKFLVKVGGRPGIPFHLKLTGQELDPNDTNLLWHAPRRTNGREAEHGIE is encoded by the coding sequence ATGGCAGACATGCACGCACCCGCACGGTTCAAGGGATTCAAAGGACCGGCCGGCGGATGGAGCACGGTGGTGCAGGCCCCCAACGAGTGGAGGGCCAGCACCGCGCAGTCATGCGGCCTGTGGCCCTTCTCCGTCGGGGCGGGCACGCCCATGATCGGCGTGCCCATGGGACAGCAGCTGTTCACCGGCTCGACGCTGTGCTGCGACCCGATCAACTGGTTCATGCGCGCCCATCTGATCTCCAACCCCTCGGCGTTCGTCCTGGGCAAGCCGGGCCTGGGCAAATCTACCGTGATCCGCCGCTGGGCCGTGGGCTACGCCCACCAGGGCGTCATCACCATGTTCCTGGGCGACGTCAAGGGCGAGCACGTGCCCATCATCAAGGCGCTCGGCGGCCAGGTCATCACCCTGGGACCCGGCATCGGCTCCATCAACGTGCTCGACCCCGGCGGGGCGCTGCACGCGCTGGACAGTCTGACCGGCACGCTGCGCGAGGAGCTGCACAACGCGATCCACACGCGACGGCGCAACATGCTGCGTGCCCTGATCACCATCAGCCGTGGCACCAACCCCACCCAGCGCGAGGGCACCATCATGGACCGTGCGCTGCGCGTGCTGGACGACCGGTTCGCCACCCGGTCGCCGCTCATGAGCGACCTGCTCGACATCATCCGCGAGGCACCGCAGGAGGTGCGAGCCGTGGCGTTGGACCGTGGCGACGACGCCAGATACCGGGACATCACCGAGAACCTGGAATCCTCGCTCATCGACCTGTCCGGCAGCGGCGACATGGGTGACATGTTCTCCAACCACACCAGCGTGCAGATCGACCCGACACGACCCGTGGTGTTCGACATCCACGCCATCAACGAGGTGGACCAGAGCCTGCGCGCGGCCGCGCTCATGGCCTGCTGGGACGCCGGGTTCGCGGCCGTGGACGCGAACCACTACCTGGCCAGGCAGGGCGTGGCCCCGCTGCGCCACTATTTCCTGGTGCTCGACGAGCTGTGGAGCGCGCTGCGCTCCGGGTCGGGCATGGTGGACCGCGTGGACCAGGTCACCAGGCTCAACCGCACGTTCGGCGTCGGCCAGGCCCTGATCACCCACACCATGAGCGACCTCGAATCCCTGGCCGAGCCACAGGACCGGATGAAGGCCAAGGGCTTCGTGGAACGCTCCGGCATGGTGCTGTGCGGCGGCCTTCCCGAAGGTGAGCTGCCCTTGCTGAACCAGGCGATCAGCGTGTCCCGCGTGGAGATGGACCTTCTGAAATCATGGAGCGACCCGGGCGCATGGGACGAACGCTCAGGCGTCGAGTCCGATCCTCCCGGGCGTGGCAAGTTCCTCGTCAAGGTCGGCGGCCGTCCCGGCATCCCCTTCCACCTGAAGCTCACCGGCCAGGAACTCGACCCGAACGACACCAACCTGCTGTGGCACGCGCCACGGCGAACGAACGGCCGGGAGGCGGAACATGGCATCGAATAA